In a single window of the Arachis hypogaea cultivar Tifrunner chromosome 6, arahy.Tifrunner.gnm2.J5K5, whole genome shotgun sequence genome:
- the LOC112698050 gene encoding benzyl alcohol O-benzoyltransferase-like, which translates to MSSSSSKSPSPVFTVKRCKPELVAPAMPTPRELKLLSDIDDQEGFRFQLPSIFIYGHNPSMEGKDPVKVIRDALSRTLVFYYPFAGRLREGHARKLMVDCTEEGVLFIEADADVALDQLGDSLQPPFPCFEELLYNVPGSEGIVNCPLLLVQVTRFKCGGFTLAFRLNHTMSDGTGFAQFMTAMAEMARGAHQPSILPVWSRELLSARHPPRITCNHREFEEPIVDTSTIILSKKDMIQRSFFFGPTEIASLRRLVPRHLGECTRFELVTACLWCCRSKALQLAPEDDVRMMCIVNARARFNPKIPLGYYGNVFAYPAAVTTVRKLCENPFGYAVELIKKAKDEVTEEYMHSVADLMVTKGRPLFTTVGSCIVSNLTRAGLREVDFGWGNALYGGVSEGGAGDFFGVTFMMDCVNGKGEESVMFPIFLPVKAMERFEKELADMLCKSCDNGYPTLSDLPCSSNL; encoded by the exons atgtcttcatcatcatcaaaatcTCCCTCTCCCGTGTTTACAGTGAAAAGGTGCAAACCAGAGCTAGTAGCTCCGGCTATGCCCACTCCCCGCGAACTTAAACTGCTATCAGACATTGATGATCAAGAAGGGTTTCGTTTCCAACTTCCAAGCATATTTATATACGGTCACAATCCATCAATGGAAGGAAAAGACCCAGTAAAGGTGATAAGAGATGCACTCTCAAGAACACTTGTGTTTTACTACCCATTTGCCGGTAGGCTTAGGGAGGGTCATGCCCGCAAGTTGATGGTGGATTGCACTGAAGAGGGTGTCTTGTTCATCGAGGCTGATGCTGACGTGGCACTTGATCAACTTGGTGACTCCCTTCAACCTCCGTTCCCTTGTTTTGAAGAACTCCTTTACAATGTTCCAGGATCGGAAGGAATTGTCAACTGTCCCCTTCTACTCGTACAG gTGACACGCTTTAAATGTGGTGGTTTCACCCTTGCCTTCCGCCTAAACCACACCATGAGTGACGGCACTGGTTTTGCACAATTTATGACTGCCATGGCTGAAATGGCTCGTGGTGCACATCAACCTTCCATTCTACCTGTGTGGTCCAGGGAGCTCTTGAGTGCAAGGCACCCACCTCGCATTACATGCAACCATCGCGAATTCGAAGAACCCATAGTAGACACCTCCACCATTATTCTGAGCAAGAAAGATATGATTCAACGCTCCTTCTTCTTTGGACCAACCGAAATAGCTTCCCTTCGTCGTTTGGTTCCACGTCACCTCGGCGAATGCACTAGATTTGAGCTTGTAACTGCATGTCTATGGTGTTGCCGTTCAAAAGCATTGCAACTTGCGCCAGAAGATGATGTTCGCATGATGTGCATCGTGAATGCACGCGCTAGATTTAACCCTAAAATACCCCTTGGTTATTACGGAAACGTTTTTGCTTATCCTGCAGCAGTTACAACTGTAAGGAAGCTTTGTGAAAATCCGTTTGGATATGCGGTAGAGTtgataaagaaagcaaaagatGAAGTGACAGAAGAGTACATGCATTCTGTGGCAGATCTGATGGTGACAAAAGGAAGACCGTTATTTACAACCGTAGGATCTTGCATTGTGTCAAACTTGACACGTGCTGGGTTAAGAGAAGTGGATTTTGGATGGGGTAATGCATTGTACGGCGGAGTATCTGAAGGTGGGGCTGGGGATTTTTTTGGAGTAACGTTTATGATGGATTGTGTGAatggcaaaggagaagaaagtgTAATGTTTCCAATTTTCTTGCCGGTCAAAGCTATGGAGAGGTTTGAGAAAGAGTTGGCTGATATGCTTTGTAAGAGTTGTGATAATGGATATCCTACATTATCAGATCTTCCTTGTAGCTCTAACTTGTAG